A window of Abyssibacter profundi genomic DNA:
CTGCGGCTAACGCGATCTGGGCAGATTGGAACTGGGGCCTGGTCCGATTCAAGGATGTTCAAACCAGCCTTGAGATCATCCACGACTGCGCGCCATTTCGCGCGGCCTTTGGCGCTGCGGGGATCTCCTGGTCGGGGGCCCTGCTCGAGGGCATCTACAGCCGTTGGTTTGAAGCCTTCGGAGCCGGAGATGATCTGGTGCTGCGCCAGATCGAGATCGAAGAAGGAGAGGTCGATAGCTACCGCTACCGCCTTGCGCACCGCTCGTTGTTCGGTTGAGGTTCACCACTCAGGAATGGATGCATGAGTAACAAGGGCGAAGACGTCAAGCACTTATTCGCGCACTTGGGCCTGGATCCGTCGACCTATCGCGACATCAAAGGCGACGAGGCATCCGCCAACGCGCAGAAGCCGAGCAGGCGGAAAAGCCGGGCGAAGAAAAAGCCGGTCGACCCTGCTGTTGCGCCGGAAGACATGCCGCCGCCTCCACGGGTCCAGCGTGCCGAGGAGCGGCCGGATGTACCGCCGCCCGGCGCGCCCGAGGCCCCCGAAATCTCCGCGCCCCCTGAACCCGAAGAGGTGGTCGAGCAGACCCAAGACCCTGTAGAGGCAGCGACTGACCCCGCCGAGGAGCTGGTTGAAACCGATGCCGAGCCATCGGACACCGAGGAGCCGGTGTTCATGGATGCAGGCGATGATGAGATCGAAGTCAGCCCGGATCGCTGGGCGCTGCTGGCACAGTTGGGCGATCAGAATTTTCCCGTCGCCGATATTCCGGACGCCCCGGTAGAACTCGGCGCTTGGTCACGGGAGTCTGATCCCGACCAGGAGGCCGATACTGATCGGCTTAAGCGGGCGGGTAGCCTATCCGCCTTGTTGCGAGGGTCCGAGCGGGTGGTCGAGTCGGTCAAACGCTCCGTGTCCTCGGCAGAATTGCCGGATGAAGCCCCGACGCCGGTGCCGGCGGACGATGATGCATCAGACCCTGCGCCGATTGAGGCCGTCGAAGCGGCGACCGAGGCCGAGCCCTCTGATGCCGCGCCGGCCCAGCGCAAACAGGAGACTGAGATGGCTCAATCCAGGGATGATGCCGGACCGGGTCGTCAGACTCCGGTTCAGGATGCAGCGAAGCGCCCGAGTAGTGGGGCGATCGCCAAGCTAATGGGACGCCTGGGGCAGCCACCGGCACCGCGGCGACATGAGGGAGCAAAGCTGAAGCTGCGATATGAACGCCGAGAAGCGCCCGTGGTGGCAGAGAATCAGATGGATCAGCGCCTTCCTTCGGTTTTTGGGCGTCTGGAAAAGTCCCGAGTCGACTAAGTCGGCTACGGAACCCGAACCGCTACCGGAACAAGGATTGCAGGGGAACATGCTGGGGAAGTCGAGCAAACGGTCCAAGCGAATCGCAATCGTGTCTCCCAAAGGTGGGGTCGGTAAAACAACCGTCACCGCGAACCTGTCCGAGGCCTTGGTCGGACGAGGACGCCGGGTTTGCGCGGTCGATCTCGATGCCCAGAACGCACTGCAGTTTCACCTGTCGGCTGATCCGGTGAAGCCGGAGGGTCTGGCATCCGCGACGCTGCGATCCGAACCCTGGTCCGAAACGCTCCGCAAGGGTGTTGAGGGGCTGCGGTTCCTGCCGTTCGGCTTCTTGAGCGAAAAGCACCGTGAGCAGTTCGAGCAGACCGTCGTCGACGGCCCGGCCTGGCTGGCCGATGGTTTGTCGACGGTGGATCACAAGCAGACGGATTACACCGTGTTCGATACGCCCCCGGGTCCATCCGAATTCCAGCGGGCCGCCGTAGAGATGGCCGATCTGGTCATCGTCGTGGTCTTGCCCGATGCCGCATCGTTTATCACGGTCCCGACCGTCGAACGGACCATCGAGAGTTACGCCGGCCAAAAGGCCAATGAGTTCGCCGGTCTTTATTTTCTGCTG
This region includes:
- the bcsQ gene encoding cellulose biosynthesis protein BcsQ, which translates into the protein MLGKSSKRSKRIAIVSPKGGVGKTTVTANLSEALVGRGRRVCAVDLDAQNALQFHLSADPVKPEGLASATLRSEPWSETLRKGVEGLRFLPFGFLSEKHREQFEQTVVDGPAWLADGLSTVDHKQTDYTVFDTPPGPSEFQRAAVEMADLVIVVVLPDAASFITVPTVERTIESYAGQKANEFAGLYFLLNRMNEGRVLCRDVRAMLADRLGDRLVPETIRFDAAAEEALAAQQTVMAYEPDGRAATDFDGLAAWVEQTLK
- the bcsD gene encoding cellulose biosynthesis protein BcsD: MSNSFGSHLAYFSEQQCGRQWRAFLGALAEELAEQMSDDEIQSFMYVLGRRMGESVQPAEASTLEEMEAAANAIWADWNWGLVRFKDVQTSLEIIHDCAPFRAAFGAAGISWSGALLEGIYSRWFEAFGAGDDLVLRQIEIEEGEVDSYRYRLAHRSLFG